DNA from Vicia villosa cultivar HV-30 ecotype Madison, WI unplaced genomic scaffold, Vvil1.0 ctg.001790F_1_1, whole genome shotgun sequence:
CCGAGTTGGCAGCTTCTAAAGAAGGCCGCAAACTTGTAAACTTCAAGTATGCTTGTATTGGATACTCTGTCTACTTAGACAACAAAGATTCTCCACCTGACTCGCAGGACAAGCAAAGAAAATTGCCCTTCTGCGTTGGTCTTGAGGTCTTACATCTCAACCTTCTTTCCCTTGTTTATGCTTTATGAAAAACACTGTTTATCTGGTTTCAAGGGTTATGTTGGGAGTTTGGACATATTTTGTGTAATTTATTGATTTATACATCAGGAGGAAGCATCAATTTGATATGAGGACCAAATATTTAATTTGAGGCTATgagataaaataaaattaaaaaatggagGATGCGGGTTAGGGGGGAGCTTTTGCAGAAGCAGGAACTTCAACTGTGTTCCaataaaatatggtccaagtttCTGACAGTATTTCACATGTTTCAGGTGGTCTCAGAGGTGAATTCTTCTACTTCACCTGCTAGGGATGTTCCTGCTCATGCTCGTAAAACTAACGGTATTAAATTTATTGGTTTTTCTTCCATTTACCCTTACAGTCCCATATGTTATTTCCTTCTTTTCAATCACTCCTCATTAACATTCTCAACTCAGTTCTTTATGGTGTGTGCTAATCGACTTAGACAATGTTTATTATCAAGATAGCAAGAATTTGCTATATAAATATCTatattatctttttaaaaaatgaaaaggaTCTTTTTTTTGTGAGCATCAGTCAGTTTTCCAATGTTGAAGAATTTTTTAGTTGAATCATTTGTTCTTGGTAGTATGCATCAAATATTTTCCAGGACTTCTGCTAATCAATTTTCTGTGCTTATACTACCATTGGACTTTTCCACTCTTGTAATGGAGCAATTGATATCATGAATGCTAACACATCACTGTCCTATATACAACTGTATTGTGTAATTATTCCTTCTGTATCTGTGCTTTCCCATATAATTGtcgtttcttttcttttcttttctactATGCGCGTGTTCCTAAATAattgtcattatccatttcacATGAAATAAAAACCAACAATAAACTCCTTCACATAAAGTAAATGAAGGATTTTGCATGGATCTCTATGCCAAACAATCATCTTATTGTAGAGGCTGATACTATGTCGGAGATTTATTTTGTGGTTGAATcagtttcttcttctcttccctttTTTATTCGTACTTGTTTCTTTAAGTGCCTTTTCATTTTGTGGTTTTTTGTCCTTTGTCCAGAGCGCGAACATGCAACCCCTCAACCACGAATCGGTAAACCTCCAAATACTTCAGCAGAAGAATTCTTAAACAGGCAAGCAGAGGTTTTCAAAATCCCATTTTGTTAAAGATGTGGTCTGAATATTAGTGATTATAACACCTGAATATTCTGCATTGCAGGTTTCAAAAAAATGCTACCCTAGTGGCAAACGGCGTTGTAAAAAACTTGAACAGAGTGGGTAACTATGTAAAAGATACTGTAGACGACATTCTATATCGGCGACCCAAATGAAGCTGGCCATTGCAATTTCTTTGCAAGAAATGATTTCAAATTTAGATACTGGTCATTTTGCCAATTAATTGTTGTATTCTGACAAGTTTTGGTACTTACTAGTTACTATGTATACTTTTCTgaacaatcataataataaaattacatGACCATCCCAAAATTTATAATGGgtctttttcatttgtttgttcTATAACTTCCTGGTCCTGATAGGTGACCCATAGTTTCTGAGTGAGTTGATTATGAGTTAATTAAGGCCTTACTTAAGAGAAGTAAGGCATGTGCCTGTAAATTAGAGGAGAAATTTGGAGTTGAGCATTTTTTTAGTGGCATGGTGCACATTGAATCTCTGCGGCAGAGATGAGAGGGTGAAGTTGATGTATCAACTCCTTGTGCTATTTGTGCCACTCTGGGAAGGCCATGTATTGGGCCAAATTGTGACCAGTATGAGTCACACTATATTTATGATATtgtccaaatcatcatcataccTCTCACCCTTACAAACTATAAGAAATaacttaattagtttttttttttaaaagaattaaaattggTCTTATCTAAAAGTAAGTTTTGaaagtaaaatatttatatttggatAAATATTTACATTGTAAGTTTTAGTATAGAACTCATGTTTAACAAAAACTATAAATTTATCTTCATATAGAATCAATTATGGAGAGCATAATCAATTATATTTGAGAGTAAAATTCAATTTATACATTTAAAATCAATTTGAGTATTTCAAACACTAAACCAAATATTCTagcaaaatttaattttaaatttctctTCAACTCATTCcaaaacagccccttatcatatctcttcacttccaaacattcttataacttgagcagcacatcccatcgccgaagtgcgatttctgcaacattacgacatcaatc
Protein-coding regions in this window:
- the LOC131636571 gene encoding uncharacterized protein LOC131636571, giving the protein MEATKEEAAPTSEQNPNSNQNPNSNPNPNRNPNPPRTTKAKSCKGCAYYSSVRRANSQNPACYGLSRTLEQVPPYVVGETELAASKEGRKLVNFKYACIGYSVYLDNKDSPPDSQDKQRKLPFCVGLEVVSEVNSSTSPARDVPAHARKTNEREHATPQPRIGKPPNTSAEEFLNRFQKNATLVANGVVKNLNRVGNYVKDTVDDILYRRPK